GGTGATCGCGCCCGGACCCGCCATGAACGGGATCGCATAGGGCACGATGATCTGATCGGCGGCGGACTCGACCGGATGCGCCTCGGCCGCCGCCGCACCACCCTGCGCCCGGCTCGGCCGCCCCGCGAACAGCATCTCGAAGCCCATCAGCACGAGCACGAGCCCGCCGATGATGCCGAAGGCACCGAGGTTGATGCCGATGAGGTCGAGCAGGAACTTTCCGACCAGTGCGCTGCCGAGGAGGATGACCGCGATCACGATCATGAGCCGGCGCACGTACTTCGCCCGGTTCTCGGGCTCGTTCTCGGTGAGCACTCGGAAGAAGATCGCCCGGAAGATGGGGTCGACCAGCACGACCAGCGAGATCGTGGCCTGTACCGTGAGGTCCAGGAGGCTCATGGCCCACAGGGTAGCGGCGCGGCCACGCCGACGTCACCCCCGGAACGACGAAACCCCCGGCGAGCCGGGGGTTTCTGTGTGTGGGCGATACTGGGATCGAACCAGTGACCTCTTCCGTGTCAGGGAAGCGCGCTACCGCTGCGCCAATCGCCCGCTACCGTTCTCACTCGGAGCGGTTCGAGGTGGATACGGGATTCGAACCCGTGTATACGGCTTTGCAGGCCGCTGCCTCGCCTCTCGGCCAATCCACCGTTTCCTGGGTTCTCCCACCACAGAAAGAAACGGGCTTTCGCCCGATCATTTCCGAGCGGATGACGAGACTCGAACTCGCGACCCTCACCTTGGCAAGGTGATGCGCTACCAACTGCGCCACATCCGCACTGCCCGCATCGCTGCGTGCAGAGAGACTCTAACCCACTCCCGGCGCGAATCACAAACTGACGGACCCTCGTGTGACATCGCCCCCGCCGATGTGCGCGGGAGGCCGTCCATCGGCTACTATCGAGTCCGCTGGCTCCGGACTCCGGATGCCGCGACGGGCGATTGGCGCAGTTGGTAGCGCGCTTCCTTCACACGGAAGAGGTCATCAGTTCGAGTCTGGTATCGCCCACCGGAATTCATTCCTCCAGCGGCACGCATTCCACCCCGCGTTTGCCTGCGATCAGCAGCACGTCCGGCGCATCGGTTCCGGTGAACGCATCGACCAGCGCCTCCACGTCGGGGCCGGCCGCGTCGTCGGCTCGACGGCGGACCGCCACCGCCGCGCCCGTGCGCTCGTGCAGCTGACGCCCGAGCGCCTCCGCCTCGCCTCCGGTGACGAGCAGCACCGACCTCCGTCGCGCCGGCCCGGGCCGTGGCGCCGCATGCGTCCGGTCCACGCGCCACGTCGCGAAGTGGTAGGCCGAGACGACCGCGGTCGCGACGAGCCAACCGAGGGGGGCACGCACCTCGTCGAGGAGGCTCCCCGCTGCTCCCCCGCCGCCGAGGAGGTGCTCGAACAGCCGGTAGCCGATGATCAGCAGCGCGATGAGCGCGACCAGCGCACTCACCCCGAACAGGAGCACGAGGAACACGCGGCGCCCGGTCGATGCGGCCTCCTCGGGACCGACGGCCCGCAGCGGTCGCCAGGACAGCCACCACGTCGGCGCACCGACGATGAGCGCGCTGACACCGGCGATCAGGACCGTCGGCGCGAACTCGCCCGCAAGCGGTGCGGGCACCAGCGCCGCGAGGCCGCCGTTGACGCTCACGCCGATGCCGATGGCCGTGGCGACGACCGCCACCCCGGAGACCGCGAAGGTCTCGGCCCGTCGCACCTCGGGCTCGCGCCCGACGAGCTGCAGGTGGTGGATGCGCCAGACGAGCACCCCGACGAGTGCCAGCGCGATCCCGTCGCCGATGCCGAGCACGACCTCCCCGGTGGTCGCGGAGGCATCGAGCGCGAGGCGCAGGAGCGCATCCAGGAGCGTGCCCGCGCCGTACAGCGTCGCGGCGACGGCGGCCGCGATGCCGACGAGCAGGGTCACCACGTCGGCGAAGACCGTGCGGACCGCCGCTGCACCGTCGATCCGCAGGTGCCACCACCACACGAGCAGGCCGAGTGCCACCCACGGCAGCGCCTCGACGACCGGGGTCCACCAGGCGGATCCGGCCATGCCGGGCGCCGCCCAGGGGCCGAGCGCCCCGTCGACCGACGCACCGATCGCGCGGACCCCGCCCACTGCCCACAGGACCAGGCCGAACGCGGCGCCCACGACCGCCGGGGCCGTCGGCAGCCGCAGCGGCGAACGGCCGGGGCGACGCGACATCCAGGCGTGCCAGGCCCAGATTCCCGACCACACGATGCCGTTGGCCAGTTCCGCCTCGAGCCACCGCCCGGTGACCAGGGACTCCGCCCAGGCCAGCAGCGAGAACGACGCCACTGCGAGCGAGACCGTGCGCGCGATCAGCAGGTAGACCCCCCACGAGAGGGCATCGCGCTCCCCCGCTTCGGGGAGCCGCCGCCAGAGCAGCCACCACAGCAGCCCCGCGAGCGGCACCCCCACCAGCGAGAACGCGAGCGCGAGGGCCAGCCCCGCCGTGT
This is a stretch of genomic DNA from Agromyces sp. SYSU T00194. It encodes these proteins:
- a CDS encoding MarC family protein, which translates into the protein MSLLDLTVQATISLVVLVDPIFRAIFFRVLTENEPENRAKYVRRLMIVIAVILLGSALVGKFLLDLIGINLGAFGIIGGLVLVLMGFEMLFAGRPSRAQGGAAAAEAHPVESAADQIIVPYAIPFMAGPGAITTVITISTAGEGFQGTIAAVIASVIVVALIPVGHLVLVNRIRFSEQGLSLAQKFGGLFVATIGAQLMLSGVQTFYGF
- a CDS encoding DUF5671 domain-containing protein, whose protein sequence is MAARSAQSTVRRVVIVVLLAVAIGVAASGLAGLLERLFRAADPIAGSDTAGLALALAFSLVGVPLAGLLWWLLWRRLPEAGERDALSWGVYLLIARTVSLAVASFSLLAWAESLVTGRWLEAELANGIVWSGIWAWHAWMSRRPGRSPLRLPTAPAVVGAAFGLVLWAVGGVRAIGASVDGALGPWAAPGMAGSAWWTPVVEALPWVALGLLVWWWHLRIDGAAAVRTVFADVVTLLVGIAAAVAATLYGAGTLLDALLRLALDASATTGEVVLGIGDGIALALVGVLVWRIHHLQLVGREPEVRRAETFAVSGVAVVATAIGIGVSVNGGLAALVPAPLAGEFAPTVLIAGVSALIVGAPTWWLSWRPLRAVGPEEAASTGRRVFLVLLFGVSALVALIALLIIGYRLFEHLLGGGGAAGSLLDEVRAPLGWLVATAVVSAYHFATWRVDRTHAAPRPGPARRRSVLLVTGGEAEALGRQLHERTGAAVAVRRRADDAAGPDVEALVDAFTGTDAPDVLLIAGKRGVECVPLEE